A genomic stretch from Thauera sp. GDN1 includes:
- a CDS encoding YbaB/EbfC family nucleoid-associated protein, with amino-acid sequence MMKGGIAGLMKQAQQMQENMKKMQDQLASVEVEGQSGAGMVKVLMTCKYDVRRVSIDESVMDDKEMLEDLVAAALNDAVRKVETATQEKMASVTAGLNLPPGMKLPF; translated from the coding sequence ATGATGAAAGGCGGTATCGCCGGCCTGATGAAGCAGGCCCAGCAGATGCAGGAAAACATGAAGAAGATGCAGGACCAGCTCGCCTCGGTCGAGGTCGAGGGCCAGTCCGGCGCGGGCATGGTCAAGGTGCTGATGACCTGCAAGTACGACGTGCGTCGGGTGTCGATCGACGAGTCGGTGATGGACGACAAGGAGATGCTGGAGGATCTGGTCGCCGCCGCGCTCAACGACGCGGTGCGCAAGGTCGAGACCGCCACCCAGGAGAAGATGGCCAGCGTCACCGCCGGCCTGAATCTGCCGCCGGGCATGAAGCTGCCGTTCTGA
- the recR gene encoding recombination mediator RecR, with protein MSPSSLDELIEALRCLPGVGPKSAQRMAYHLLQRDQRGAARLGHALLHALEVLRHCERCNTFAEEAVCPRCANPRRDPALLCVVEMPADLAMIEQTQSYNGLYYVLMGRLSPLDGIGPRELRFDRLIARATEEGVREVILATNFTNEGEATAHTVATLLSARGVKVSRLSRGVPVGGELEHTDTGTIAQALVERRSV; from the coding sequence ATGTCGCCTTCCAGCCTCGACGAGCTGATCGAGGCCCTGCGCTGCCTGCCCGGGGTGGGGCCGAAGTCCGCCCAGCGCATGGCCTACCACCTGCTGCAGCGCGACCAGCGCGGCGCGGCGCGGCTCGGCCATGCGCTGCTGCATGCGCTCGAGGTGCTGCGCCACTGCGAGCGCTGCAACACCTTCGCCGAGGAGGCGGTGTGCCCGCGCTGCGCCAATCCGCGCCGCGACCCCGCGCTGCTGTGCGTGGTGGAGATGCCGGCCGACCTGGCGATGATCGAGCAGACGCAGTCCTACAACGGCCTGTACTACGTGCTGATGGGCCGGCTGTCGCCGCTCGACGGCATCGGCCCGCGCGAGCTGCGGTTCGACAGGCTGATCGCGCGCGCCACCGAGGAGGGCGTGCGCGAGGTCATCCTCGCCACCAACTTCACCAACGAGGGCGAGGCCACCGCCCACACCGTGGCCACGCTGCTGTCCGCGCGCGGGGTCAAGGTGAGCCGGCTGTCGCGCGGCGTGCCGGTCGGCGGCGAGCTGGAACACACCGATACCGGGACGATCGCCCAGGCCCTGGTGGAGCGGCGATCGGTCTGA
- the petA gene encoding ubiquinol-cytochrome c reductase iron-sulfur subunit — protein MSVDQKMDSSRRTLLLATSAAGGVAAVATAVPFVASLTPSERAKAAGAPVEVDVSKLAPGEMMTVEWRGKPVWILRRTPEMLASLDKTDDKVSDPASDKPMQPEYAKNKHRSIKPDYLVAVGICTHLGCSPSEKFKMGAESGMGADWPGGFLCPCHGSIFDLAGRVYSSMPAPDNLEIPPHQYLADTTILVGEDGKA, from the coding sequence ATGAGCGTTGATCAAAAGATGGACAGCAGCCGCCGCACCCTGCTGCTGGCGACGTCCGCCGCTGGCGGCGTGGCCGCAGTGGCGACCGCGGTGCCGTTTGTTGCCAGCCTGACGCCGTCCGAGCGCGCCAAGGCAGCCGGTGCTCCGGTGGAAGTGGATGTGAGCAAGCTCGCGCCGGGCGAGATGATGACTGTGGAATGGCGCGGCAAGCCCGTGTGGATCCTGCGTCGTACCCCCGAGATGCTGGCTTCGCTCGACAAGACCGACGACAAGGTCAGCGATCCGGCTTCCGACAAGCCGATGCAGCCCGAGTACGCCAAGAACAAGCATCGTTCGATCAAGCCCGATTACCTCGTTGCCGTCGGCATCTGCACCCACCTGGGCTGCTCGCCTTCCGAGAAGTTCAAGATGGGCGCCGAGAGCGGCATGGGCGCGGACTGGCCCGGTGGCTTCCTGTGCCCCTGTCACGGCTCGATCTTCGACCTCGCCGGTCGCGTGTACAGCAGCATGCCCGCGCCCGACAACCTCGAGATTCCGCCGCACCAGTACCTCGCGGACACCACCATTCTTGTTGGCGAAGACGGGAAGGCCTAA
- a CDS encoding cytochrome bc complex cytochrome b subunit, translating into MTTKSQAVLNWIDERFPLTSTWKAHLSEYYAPKNFNFWYFFGSLALLVLVIQIVTGIFLVMHYKPDASLNASGVPVAFASVEYIMREVPGGWLIRYLHSTGASAFFIVVYLHMFRGLLYGSYRKPRELIWIFGTLIFLVLMAEAFMGYLLPWGQMSFWGAQVIVNLFSAIPVIGPDLSLVIRGDFVVSDATLNRFFSFHVIAVPLVLIGLVLAHIVALHEVGSNNPDGVEIKKKKDASGKPLDGIPFHPYYTVKDIVGVVAFLFFFSAVVFFAPEGGGYFLEFNNFIPADPLKTPPHIAPVWYFTPFYSILRAVTYPLFGLDAKFWGVVAMGASVVIIAFLPWLDRSPVKSMRYKGPIFKIAVAIFVVCFFILGYLGVLPPTPGRTLVSQICSVLYFGFFLLMPWYSKLDKCKPEPERVNFK; encoded by the coding sequence ATGACTACGAAATCCCAAGCCGTTCTCAACTGGATCGATGAGCGCTTCCCGCTCACGTCCACCTGGAAGGCGCATCTGTCCGAGTACTACGCGCCGAAGAACTTCAACTTCTGGTACTTCTTCGGCTCGCTGGCGCTGCTGGTGCTGGTCATCCAGATCGTCACCGGCATCTTCCTGGTGATGCACTACAAGCCGGATGCCTCGCTCAACGCCTCAGGTGTGCCGGTGGCCTTCGCCAGCGTCGAGTACATCATGCGCGAGGTGCCGGGTGGCTGGCTGATCCGCTACCTGCACTCGACCGGTGCCTCGGCCTTCTTCATCGTCGTCTACCTGCACATGTTCCGTGGTCTGCTGTACGGCTCGTACCGCAAGCCGCGCGAGCTGATCTGGATCTTCGGCACCCTGATCTTCCTGGTTCTGATGGCCGAGGCCTTCATGGGCTACCTGCTGCCGTGGGGACAGATGTCGTTCTGGGGCGCCCAGGTGATCGTGAACCTGTTCTCGGCGATCCCGGTGATCGGTCCGGATCTGTCGCTGGTGATCCGCGGTGACTTCGTCGTCTCCGACGCCACCCTGAACCGCTTCTTCTCCTTCCACGTCATCGCCGTGCCGCTGGTGCTGATCGGCCTGGTGCTCGCGCACATCGTCGCGCTGCACGAAGTCGGCTCGAACAACCCCGACGGCGTCGAGATCAAGAAGAAGAAGGATGCGAGCGGCAAGCCGCTCGACGGCATCCCCTTCCACCCGTACTACACGGTGAAGGACATCGTCGGCGTCGTGGCCTTCCTGTTCTTCTTCAGCGCGGTGGTGTTCTTCGCGCCCGAAGGCGGCGGCTACTTCCTCGAGTTCAACAACTTCATCCCGGCCGACCCGCTGAAGACCCCGCCGCACATCGCGCCGGTCTGGTACTTCACGCCCTTCTACTCGATCCTGCGCGCGGTGACCTATCCGCTGTTCGGTCTCGATGCGAAGTTCTGGGGTGTGGTGGCGATGGGTGCGTCGGTGGTGATCATCGCCTTCCTGCCCTGGCTGGACCGCAGCCCGGTGAAGTCGATGCGCTACAAGGGGCCGATCTTCAAGATCGCCGTGGCCATCTTCGTGGTGTGCTTCTTCATCCTCGGCTACCTGGGCGTGCTGCCCCCCACCCCGGGTCGTACGCTGGTGTCGCAAATCTGCTCGGTGCTGTATTTCGGCTTCTTCCTGCTGATGCCCTGGTACAGCAAGCTCGACAAGTGCAAACCCGAACCGGAAAGGGTGAATTTCAAATGA
- a CDS encoding cytochrome c1 — protein MKMRLLNLIKRAAAVLLFAPAVAMAAGAVLHLDKAPVSNDPAALQHGAKLFVNYCLSCHSASFMRYNQLENIGLGEQEIRDNLMFTGERVGDLMKIAMRPAESKVWFGVAPPDLTLVARQRASEFGSGADWLYTYLRQFYRDPARPTGWNNVIFANVAMPHVFWQLQGEQIAKVTQNADGTTSTALELVKPGVMSPAEYDKAVADLVSFLVWMGEPVADKRKTIGTVVLIFLAGLFVLSYALKKNYWKDIH, from the coding sequence ATGAAGATGCGTCTACTCAACCTGATCAAGCGAGCGGCGGCGGTGCTGCTGTTCGCGCCGGCGGTCGCGATGGCGGCAGGCGCGGTGCTGCACCTGGACAAGGCGCCGGTCAGCAACGACCCGGCGGCCCTCCAGCACGGCGCCAAGCTGTTCGTGAACTACTGCCTGAGCTGCCATAGCGCGAGCTTCATGCGTTACAACCAGCTCGAGAACATCGGCCTGGGCGAGCAGGAGATCCGCGACAACCTGATGTTCACCGGCGAGCGCGTCGGCGACCTGATGAAGATCGCGATGCGTCCGGCGGAGTCGAAGGTGTGGTTCGGTGTCGCGCCCCCCGACCTGACCCTGGTCGCGCGTCAGCGCGCGTCCGAGTTCGGCAGCGGTGCCGACTGGCTGTACACCTACCTGCGCCAGTTCTACCGCGATCCGGCCCGCCCGACCGGCTGGAACAACGTGATCTTCGCCAACGTCGCCATGCCGCACGTGTTCTGGCAGCTCCAGGGCGAGCAGATCGCCAAGGTGACGCAGAATGCCGACGGCACCACGTCGACCGCGCTCGAGCTGGTGAAGCCGGGCGTGATGTCGCCGGCGGAGTACGACAAGGCGGTCGCCGACCTGGTCTCCTTCCTGGTGTGGATGGGCGAGCCGGTGGCCGACAAGCGCAAGACGATCGGCACCGTCGTGCTGATCTTCCTCGCCGGCCTGTTCGTGCTCAGCTACGCGCTGAAGAAGAACTACTGGAAGGACATTCATTGA
- a CDS encoding glutathione S-transferase N-terminal domain-containing protein, protein MMNLYSGTTDPFSHRCRIVLFEKGMDFEVIDVDLYNKPEDIAVINPYNRVPVLVDRDLVLYEANIINEYIDERFPHPQLMPPDPIMRARARQLLHTFEQELFTHLEALEAAQKGVDKVRAHVRDHLTQLAPVFTKQKYMLGEEFSMLDVAIAPLLWRLEHYGIELPKAAAPLMKYAERIFSRQGFIDALTPSEKVMRR, encoded by the coding sequence ATGATGAACCTGTATTCGGGCACGACCGATCCCTTCAGCCACCGCTGCCGGATCGTGTTGTTCGAGAAGGGCATGGATTTCGAAGTCATCGACGTCGATCTCTACAACAAGCCCGAAGACATCGCCGTGATCAACCCGTACAACCGCGTCCCGGTCCTCGTCGACCGCGACCTGGTCCTGTACGAGGCCAACATCATCAACGAGTACATCGACGAGCGCTTCCCGCATCCGCAGCTGATGCCGCCCGACCCGATCATGCGTGCGCGGGCCCGCCAGCTGCTGCACACCTTCGAGCAGGAGCTGTTCACCCACCTCGAGGCGCTGGAAGCCGCGCAGAAGGGCGTCGACAAGGTCCGCGCCCATGTGCGCGACCACCTGACCCAGCTCGCGCCGGTGTTCACCAAGCAGAAGTACATGCTCGGCGAGGAGTTCTCGATGCTCGACGTCGCCATCGCCCCGCTGCTGTGGCGCCTGGAGCACTACGGCATCGAGCTGCCCAAGGCCGCCGCGCCGCTGATGAAGTACGCCGAGCGCATCTTCAGCCGTCAGGGTTTCATCGACGCGCTGACCCCGTCCGAAAAGGTCATGCGGCGCTGA
- a CDS encoding ClpXP protease specificity-enhancing factor, which translates to MSTVSTKPYLMRAIWEWCVDQGFTPYLATLVDENTRVPPGYARDGQIVLNLAPDATGQLQMANDYVSFQARFGGVAHSLVIPVANVIAIYARENGQGMAFEPELETDEAAEDEAAPADEGVEDMAETTAALQREQEPPAAPPRPPRGSHLKVVK; encoded by the coding sequence ATGAGCACAGTCTCGACCAAGCCCTACCTGATGCGCGCCATCTGGGAATGGTGCGTGGACCAGGGTTTCACGCCCTACCTCGCCACCCTGGTGGATGAGAATACCCGCGTGCCGCCGGGCTATGCGCGCGACGGCCAGATCGTGCTGAACCTGGCGCCGGACGCCACCGGACAGCTGCAGATGGCCAACGACTACGTCAGCTTCCAGGCCCGCTTCGGCGGCGTGGCGCATTCGCTGGTGATCCCGGTCGCCAACGTGATCGCGATCTACGCCCGCGAGAACGGCCAGGGCATGGCCTTCGAGCCCGAGCTCGAGACCGACGAGGCGGCCGAGGACGAGGCGGCCCCCGCGGACGAAGGCGTGGAAGACATGGCCGAGACCACCGCCGCGCTGCAGCGCGAGCAGGAGCCGCCCGCTGCGCCGCCGCGGCCGCCGCGCGGCAGCCACCTCAAGGTCGTCAAGTAA
- a CDS encoding bacteriohemerythrin: MPSLTWNDALKNDLAPMDQTHREFVDCYNAVASASPEDFLPAFDRLLEHTVAHFELENGWMAAVDFPGCHRGEHDRVLAVMRDIRKRVEKGDMFLGRRLIEELPAWFENHVNGMDAALAFHLTSIGFDFEQGALEPLAEGETRAAGCACATLSGADEGCATTTPNAA; encoded by the coding sequence ATGCCCAGCCTGACCTGGAACGATGCGCTCAAGAACGATCTGGCGCCGATGGACCAGACCCACCGCGAGTTCGTCGACTGCTACAACGCGGTCGCATCGGCCTCGCCGGAAGACTTCCTGCCCGCGTTCGATCGCCTGCTCGAGCACACCGTGGCGCATTTCGAGCTCGAGAACGGGTGGATGGCGGCGGTCGATTTCCCCGGCTGCCACCGTGGCGAGCACGATCGCGTGCTGGCGGTGATGCGGGACATCCGCAAGCGCGTCGAGAAAGGCGACATGTTCCTCGGGCGGCGCCTGATCGAGGAGCTGCCGGCCTGGTTCGAGAACCATGTGAACGGAATGGATGCCGCGCTTGCGTTTCACCTGACGTCGATCGGTTTCGACTTCGAGCAGGGCGCACTCGAGCCCCTGGCCGAAGGTGAGACCCGTGCTGCGGGCTGCGCCTGCGCCACCCTGAGCGGCGCCGACGAAGGCTGCGCGACCACGACCCCGAACGCCGCCTGA
- a CDS encoding D-amino acid dehydrogenase translates to MHVMVLGAGLSGVTTAWYLQQAGFRVSLVDRQPEAARETSFANGGQISISHPEPWANPGAPRQILRWLGRDDAPLMFRPTRDPAQWLWGARFLLECLPARAHRNTRAVAALATWSGRQLRALRARLGLEYDQLERGILHLFYSAEEFAQAPARARMLAGFGIEARVCGHDECLAIEPALGAGSASLAGGLYAPADESGDACRFTQALATHVAAQGAALHWDTEILRLRSAGSGGDITGVEVRGADGEAQILHADAWVVCLGSHGPRLLAGLGEHLPIYPVKGYSITAPVLDPARAPSVSLTDESRRIVCSRLGSRLRIAGTAELNGFDTRIRPERIAGILEWAASRFPGAIDIDRAEHWAGLRPATPGNVPLIGRGRHPNLWLNTGHGTLGWTLACGSAAALAELMCGRRPPVDFPFLGA, encoded by the coding sequence ATGCACGTGATGGTTCTCGGTGCCGGCCTGTCCGGCGTGACCACGGCCTGGTACCTCCAGCAGGCGGGTTTCCGCGTCAGCCTGGTCGACCGCCAGCCCGAGGCCGCACGCGAGACCAGCTTCGCCAACGGCGGGCAGATCTCGATCAGCCATCCCGAACCCTGGGCCAATCCCGGCGCGCCGCGCCAGATCCTGCGCTGGCTCGGGCGCGACGACGCGCCGCTGATGTTCCGGCCGACCCGCGACCCGGCGCAGTGGCTGTGGGGTGCGCGCTTCCTGCTCGAGTGCCTGCCCGCGCGCGCGCATCGCAACACGCGCGCGGTGGCGGCGCTGGCGACCTGGAGCGGACGGCAGCTGCGCGCGCTGCGCGCACGGCTCGGCCTCGAGTACGACCAGCTCGAGCGCGGCATCCTGCATCTGTTCTACAGCGCGGAAGAGTTCGCCCAGGCGCCGGCGCGCGCGCGCATGCTGGCCGGATTCGGCATCGAGGCGCGGGTGTGCGGGCACGACGAATGCCTGGCGATCGAGCCTGCGCTCGGCGCGGGATCGGCCAGCCTGGCGGGCGGCCTGTACGCGCCGGCAGACGAGTCGGGCGACGCCTGCCGCTTCACCCAGGCGCTCGCCACGCATGTCGCGGCGCAGGGCGCGGCCCTGCACTGGGACACCGAGATCCTGCGCCTGCGCTCCGCGGGCAGTGGCGGCGACATCACCGGCGTCGAGGTGCGCGGCGCGGACGGCGAAGCGCAGATCCTGCACGCCGACGCCTGGGTGGTGTGCCTGGGAAGTCACGGACCGCGCCTGCTGGCGGGCCTGGGTGAGCACCTGCCGATCTATCCGGTCAAGGGCTACTCGATCACCGCGCCGGTCCTCGACCCGGCGCGGGCGCCGAGCGTGAGCCTGACCGACGAGTCGCGCCGCATCGTGTGCTCGCGGCTCGGCTCGCGCCTGCGCATCGCCGGCACGGCCGAGCTCAACGGCTTCGATACGCGGATCCGGCCGGAGCGGATCGCCGGCATCCTGGAATGGGCGGCGAGCCGCTTCCCCGGCGCGATCGACATCGACCGTGCGGAACACTGGGCGGGATTGCGCCCGGCGACGCCGGGCAACGTGCCGCTGATCGGGCGCGGCCGCCACCCCAACCTGTGGCTCAACACCGGCCACGGCACGCTGGGGTGGACGCTGGCCTGCGGTTCGGCCGCGGCGCTGGCGGAGCTGATGTGCGGGCGCCGGCCGCCGGTGGACTTCCCCTTCCTCGGCGCCTGA
- a CDS encoding class 1 fructose-bisphosphatase has product MRRVTLTQFLIEQQRAGRVNPELRLLIEVVARAVKAISVNVSKGALAGVLGEAGTDNVQGEAQKKLDVIANEILVQANEWGGHLAAMASEEVETVCQIPFDYPKGGFLLLFDPLDGSSNIDVNISVGTIFSVLRNPPDHTEPTEDDFLQPGREQVAAGYAVYGPSTQLVITVGNGVHGFTLDREMGSFIYTQPFMTIPVDTHEFAINASNARFWEPPVKRYVDEMTLGRSGPLGKDYNMRWVASMVADVHRIMTRGGVFMYPMDEKCRAKGGKLRLMYEANPMAMLVEQAGGAASTGRERILDVQPTQLHQRVPVILGSRNEVERVVGYHKGA; this is encoded by the coding sequence ATGCGCCGAGTCACCCTAACCCAGTTCCTGATCGAGCAGCAGCGCGCCGGGCGCGTCAACCCCGAGCTGCGCCTGCTGATCGAAGTCGTCGCGCGCGCGGTGAAGGCGATCAGCGTCAACGTCTCCAAGGGGGCGCTCGCCGGCGTGCTCGGCGAGGCCGGCACCGACAACGTGCAGGGCGAGGCGCAGAAGAAGCTCGACGTCATCGCCAACGAGATCCTGGTGCAGGCCAACGAATGGGGCGGCCACCTCGCCGCGATGGCCTCGGAAGAGGTCGAGACCGTGTGCCAGATCCCCTTCGACTATCCGAAGGGCGGTTTCCTGCTGCTGTTCGATCCGCTCGACGGCTCCTCGAACATCGACGTGAACATCTCGGTCGGCACCATCTTCTCGGTGCTGCGCAACCCGCCCGACCATACCGAGCCGACCGAGGACGACTTCCTGCAGCCGGGTCGCGAGCAGGTCGCCGCCGGCTACGCGGTGTATGGGCCGTCTACCCAGCTCGTGATCACCGTCGGCAACGGCGTGCACGGCTTCACGCTGGACCGCGAGATGGGCAGCTTCATCTACACCCAGCCCTTCATGACCATCCCGGTCGATACCCACGAGTTCGCGATCAACGCTTCCAACGCGCGTTTCTGGGAGCCGCCGGTCAAGCGCTACGTCGACGAGATGACGCTGGGCAGGAGCGGTCCGCTGGGCAAGGACTACAACATGCGCTGGGTGGCCTCCATGGTCGCCGACGTGCATCGCATCATGACCCGCGGCGGCGTCTTCATGTACCCGATGGACGAGAAGTGCCGCGCCAAGGGCGGCAAGCTGCGCCTGATGTACGAGGCCAACCCGATGGCGATGCTGGTCGAGCAGGCCGGCGGCGCGGCCTCCACCGGCCGCGAACGCATCCTCGACGTGCAGCCGACGCAACTGCACCAGCGCGTGCCGGTGATCCTCGGCTCCCGCAACGAAGTGGAGCGCGTGGTCGGCTACCACAAGGGCGCCTGA